Proteins encoded by one window of Salmonirosea aquatica:
- a CDS encoding FecR family protein has product MNAVINKEFIFTYLSGKSTALQKQWVDEWVKDPAHEELFYQWLVEYEYQQPQYLVDVDTATDRFRELADRPQETLMPEAFPATSRLLPRAWLVAASLTVVLLAAGFLFKNNILYQTHTSAYGETKTLQLNDGTQVVLNANSSLRVPRFGFGHGTREVFLTGEANFDVAHRPDDQRFVVSTGKGLEVVVLGTEFTVYARSHKSKVILNRGKVQLRYREGTAQRQFLMKPGDLVTLDRDNHLEQKATDTPTDYSAWKDHRFVFEDTTLAEFAEMMQETYGVRVVIPEERLARRTLVGSFRAESSEELLEIVCRIFNLKMNRANDVVTLAEI; this is encoded by the coding sequence ATGAACGCAGTTATTAACAAGGAATTCATTTTCACCTACCTGTCGGGGAAATCGACCGCTTTGCAGAAACAGTGGGTCGATGAATGGGTGAAAGATCCGGCCCACGAGGAGTTGTTCTACCAATGGCTGGTGGAATACGAATACCAGCAGCCGCAGTACCTTGTGGACGTCGATACGGCGACGGATCGTTTCAGGGAATTGGCCGACCGCCCCCAGGAAACGCTCATGCCCGAAGCATTCCCGGCGACCAGCCGCTTACTACCCCGTGCCTGGCTGGTCGCCGCTTCCCTCACCGTTGTGCTGCTGGCCGCAGGCTTTCTATTCAAGAACAACATTCTGTACCAAACTCATACATCGGCCTATGGTGAAACCAAAACCCTACAGCTGAATGACGGAACCCAGGTGGTTCTCAACGCCAATTCATCGCTTAGGGTACCCCGTTTTGGGTTTGGCCACGGTACCCGGGAAGTATTTCTGACGGGGGAAGCCAACTTCGATGTGGCGCATCGGCCCGACGACCAACGGTTTGTGGTGAGCACGGGGAAAGGGCTTGAGGTAGTGGTTTTGGGTACGGAATTTACGGTCTATGCGCGCTCCCATAAGTCCAAGGTGATCCTGAACCGGGGAAAAGTGCAGCTCCGCTACCGCGAAGGTACCGCGCAAAGGCAGTTCCTGATGAAACCGGGGGATCTGGTCACCCTGGACCGTGACAATCATCTCGAGCAAAAGGCTACGGATACCCCAACGGACTATTCGGCCTGGAAAGACCACCGCTTTGTATTCGAAGATACGACCCTGGCCGAGTTTGCGGAGATGATGCAGGAAACCTACGGGGTGCGGGTGGTGATTCCGGAAGAACGCCTGGCGAGGCGAACCCTGGTAGGCTCGTTCCGCGCCGAAAGCTCCGAGGAGTTGCTGGAAATCGTGTGCCGGATTTTTAATCTCAAAATGAATAGAGCGAACGACGTGGTGACGCTGGCGGAAATATAA
- a CDS encoding RNA polymerase sigma-70 factor translates to MEQAYPSRNANGNDARYPKRPLALSTPAFDPPVATGDECFIRKNLEENPRLGVELLYKRYYQPMCTHAVKFVGSREVAEDLVSEIFLDFYTQNRFLEISTSYRLYLFRTVRNRAYNYLRWDLSRKAELREVAQKPILNEQQPDQISQYEELYHDVEEAVNRLPLERRRIYLMRKFDGMKYQEIADELHLSVKTVDVQLHRANQFVRELLKEKWQL, encoded by the coding sequence ATGGAGCAAGCCTACCCGAGCCGTAATGCGAATGGGAATGATGCAAGGTACCCCAAGCGGCCCCTTGCTCTGAGCACCCCCGCCTTTGATCCGCCTGTCGCTACGGGTGACGAATGCTTCATTCGAAAAAATCTGGAAGAAAACCCCCGGCTCGGCGTCGAACTGCTCTACAAGCGCTACTATCAGCCCATGTGTACCCATGCCGTAAAGTTCGTGGGTTCCCGGGAGGTGGCTGAGGATCTGGTTTCTGAAATATTTCTTGATTTCTACACCCAGAACCGATTTTTGGAAATATCGACTTCCTACCGTTTATACCTATTTCGTACCGTACGCAACCGCGCCTACAACTACCTGCGTTGGGATTTGAGTCGGAAGGCCGAGCTGCGAGAGGTAGCCCAAAAGCCCATTCTGAACGAGCAACAGCCCGATCAGATCAGCCAGTACGAAGAGCTGTATCACGACGTGGAGGAAGCCGTAAACCGGCTGCCGCTGGAACGGCGGCGCATCTACCTCATGCGGAAATTTGACGGGATGAAGTATCAGGAAATCGCCGACGAACTCCATCTTTCGGTCAAAACCGTCGACGTGCAACTCCACCGCGCCAATCAGTTTGTGCGTGAGCTTTTGAAAGAGAAGTGGCAATTGTAA